In Heteronotia binoei isolate CCM8104 ecotype False Entrance Well chromosome 5, APGP_CSIRO_Hbin_v1, whole genome shotgun sequence, the DNA window CTTCTGTGCAGCCCACATGAATTTGGCAGAGAGTCCGCATGAGAAGGGGCAAAAGAGGAGTGAGAAAAGAGATTTCATAAAGGCCTGACTGATTTAATCTTTTATTCTAAATCAATTTAATCCTTCAAATACACACTACATCCATTCCATAGGTGAGAATGAATGAATTTGGTGATTTTTGTTTCCTTAATACTGCTGCCTTATGGTTAACTTGTTTCTCTTCACAATCTTATCGTAACCTCTGATTTAACACATATAGTTATGATACTTCAGAATTCAATTAGTAAACAGGAAAATTGGTAGGGGTATTTAAGGCCACTATTTTGAAACTGCTTTGAAATCTTAAGCTTGTGGAGgcagcatggggtggggtggggggcagaagaagaagaaaatatgatgatattagatttataccccaccatacactctgagtctcagagcggcttactcctttaccttccccctccaacagacaccctgtgaggtgggtggggctaagagagctctcacagaagctgccctttcaaggacagctctgagatagctatggctgacccaagaccatcccagcagctgtaagtggaggagtggggaatcaaacccggttctcccagataagagcctgcacacttaaccactacaacaaactggctctccagttaggtCATTCTGTCCACAGTTCATTTTAAATCTGTAACCATCATGAAGAAACTGAAAGCAGGACTTAATCTCTTCTTATGTATTTGTTTAGGCACATAAAAGGGAAGTGATGTTGATAGGTTCCCATTTGCTGATGAAGCTCTATGGTAGTAGTGAACTTGGTTTTCTTATACTGATTTGCTAACTTTTGATGTAGATAGACTGAAATTTTCCCATCAGTGGAAGCTCTGTTGAAATGACTGCATCCTAAATGGTACACTCAAAAGATTTAAAGTGGCAGGTCTTTTGAACCATGAAGCTGAATCATCATTTATTTTAGTGCTGTTAGTATATCAGCCTGATGTCTGAAAACATGCTGGGATGTGCACTACACAAGCTAATTTTATCATTATTCTCTGCTCACCTTGGCAAAGTTAGCTTTCACTAGAGGATGCATCTCTTAATTGTGTAATGAAAATGATGTAACACTCCACATTTATTCACTTGGGTATTGCAAATGACAAGGATATATTTACCTAACCTGAGCCTGGTGAACTGATTAGCCTGAAGCTGGGTGATATAGCCATGATCTTGTCCATTTTTTCCCATAAAGTGATTTCTTTCTCAATATAGTATTGTCTCTCATAGCATAGATAGGACTTATAGCTTTGCATAGTAGGATTGCATAAGTGGGCCTTATGATCTTGGGAGAGGAAACAGGAGGGGAGAGCTGTAGCTAGGATTGTACTGTTTCCAGTGCAGGGACCTTTGTGGGGCACCTCCAGGGGGTTGCTAAGCTTATATATAAAAGAACTCTGCTTAGTCTGAACTGGAATTTGAGAGATTTAcgtagttttgtttttttagactCAGAAGAGCGATTTAAGTTGTCGAGTGCTGCAAAGTACAAAGACTGAAAATATGGAGATTGCAGAGCTTGGATCATCAGTGTTACAAATGCAAGACCATGTAAGTTCATTTAAAGCAAAAGTACTATGACATTTGTTCACTTTTATGATGTATGTAGTATGTTCATTTTCTGGCTCTGATGTGGAGATCTGCTGTATTTGACCTTGGAGTATCTTGCATAGTACTGCTGTTGTTTATACACAGAGTGAATTTTAGGGGGCCACACAGGTGGCTCTAGCCCTGATTCTGGTAACATTTGTGGCAGTGGTGGGAGTGATTGGTGATTACCTGCACATTGTATGTGCGGGTTAACAAAATCCTTAATAAAAAAGTAGTATAATTTAAGATGTTGGCTGATGAGAACACACTGGCAGTGGTTTAATTTAGTAGTTAGCTAAAGTAGAGCCTTTACCAAGAAGCAAGGTAGAAATCCTAGaaacaaatataaaattaagTGGTAGAAAACAATAACACAGTGAACAGGTCTTGTGGGATTACTGTGATTATTTGTGGCTACTAATAGTACCATCTAGTGGAAGAAAGAAGAGATGCATAAGAGGTTTTTATTTATCTGTTTTTGAAAGGGCTTTAGGAATATTCTGCCTTGTACCATTAAGAAAATTTTCTGCCATCGATATGAAGGGTGTCAGAAGAAGGATGCTTCAGTTCCTCAACTGATGTATTTTGTCAAGGATGGTTTCCTCAGTTTTTTAGTACAGTAATGTGCATCAGGCTAGGCATGATTATGTTTGACGTCCCTTTCTTCCTGTTGACCACTCACCAGTTTGTTCCTTCCCTGGCTCCATGTGCAGAGCATCTGTctgttttgggtgtgtgtgtatcACGTATCTGGAGCCTGAGAGAGGTGGGCCATTGGACATCTCATACTGAAACACACCTCATTCATGTGGCCTAGGTGATGACAATCTGGTCTATGCCTTCTTGTCTAATCTGACTGGTAGATGAATTCCCAGCTGGATTTAGCCACATAATCCTGAGCTAGGCCTGTAGACACAGAAAAGTTCCTGAAGCAGGAAGAAAAGAGGTCCTTTTTCTGGTCAGTAAGCAGAGCCAAAAACTGGGAGGACTTCCTCTCCAAAGAGGGAATAAAGTTCTGTTAGATCTGCATCCTGAAAGGGAAATGGAGTTACTTTTGCTTCCTGTCTGCTGTCCCAGAAATAAACAAACCAACTTCCCAGTTTGTTGTAGTTCTGTGGGGACTAGGGTGAATCTTTTGAACTATTTATTTAGAATAGCCTATGTGTATTTTTACAAATGCGTAAAAATTTTGTGAGGCTTAACCTGAAAAGTTGTTGGCTGATGGTTCCATCATTCCAAGTCTCTAGATAAAAAGTGACAACTCAGATATGTTTTGCTGATtcacagttttttattttaaaaagctctttataaaaatataaaatgaattTCTGATATTTAGTATTTAGATATTGATCTGTAGTTTGTCATAAGTCTCTGTGGTTTTAACTGTTATGGGAAGGACCTTgagtataattttaaaaaataaatacagcCAAATGTGAATTAAAATTAATGTCAAAAAATTTAGCCAAGGTAAGCATTAGCCATGTTAAGGCTTGTTCAATCTAATTTTATCATAATACACTCTATATTTCTTTTCATATTAACACAGTAATCTCAAAGCACTTAACATTAAAGCTAAGCAAATAAAACTTTAACATAAGATTTACAATATATAATATTACTAATTGTAAGTGAAGCTGGATCCAGGCATGAAGGAAGATAACTGGCCACTTCCTCTTCTAGTTTCAGTCTAAATAACAATTCTTACATATTAGTAACACTCATAGTTCAAAAATACATTTAACTAGGATGTATAGGGGTTTTCTGTTCTTTTTCAAAAATAGTGTATTTATTCAAATGTAATAAATGTTAGCAAAAGCTAAGACCCTTTATAAATCTTCTGTTCAGATGACACTGAAACTCTATTTCTTTTTGTACAAGCTGATTCTTCTGTTCTAGAGCGTTTGTATTGGAAGAGTATGGGAGAACTGTGTACAATTTGTTTTTGTATTTATAGAACTGAATTGCCTTTACCTCCTCTCTTTCTAGTCATGTCCATCCATCCATAAACATCTGACAGTAGAAGAATTGTTTGGAACTTCAGTATCAAAGGATACCCCTGCAATTCCTTATTACAACCCAGAAAGAACAGAGAAGTTACAGAATGATGCCTCGTGCAGAGAACACAATTTCCTCTTACCTTTTTCATTTGAGCAGTCAACAGTGATCCATCAACCTCTGGGgaaactggatggcccaggcttcaAGAGTAGCACTTGTACTTTACTGCAGCAGGAATGTGTGCCTCCCTTGCTAATTGCTCCACCTCCAGTTTCACAGCCTGAGATAAATAAGGTTTCAAACTGTACTGTGCAACTGAGTCCTGTCCTTAATTCAGCCTCTGTAGTAGAAGCTCCTTCTGTTCAAATGCTTCAGAGTCTGCATACAAGCAATAACATAATGCAAGTAATGCAGCAAACAACCAAGCAAGTGTCTTCATTTGGGAGTCAGCCACCATCTGACACTAACCATGGTCCACAAAATCTAATTCCTAGTCAAAACCATTTTATCACATCTTTGGCTGCAGCAAATACAGAAGCTTCAAATGTAACTCTTCCAAATGTGGACCTTCTTCAAAAACTCAGGTTGACTCCACAACATGACCAAATGCAGCAATCACTTAGTAAAACTCCAGCAGCCTCTAACTTTTCTTCTACAGTTAACCAACTTGCAACACCAGATTGTTTCAAGGAATCTCACATGAAGCAGCAAGCTCTGACTGGTAAAATGCTTCCACCTACCCAGGTAATGAGTGGATTGAAATATATTGTGGTTCTCTAGCAAAAGTGCAAATGCTGTGACAAATTGAGAAACACCTATTAAAATCAATGCAAAACTCATTTTGATAGTAGAAACCTTCGAAGCTTTCTGCCTGAAGCAATGACAATAGGCCTGATATAATGTCTGTCTTCCTGTCTTCAAGTTTGGCTCTGTGGAAATTGCTGAGCCTCTTGAGCATCAGTTGCATGCTACTGCTCTAACTTTTAATAGGACATCGCTTTTGATGTAGGACCTTTATTGGTAGattgtcctttttcttttttttaagcaagCCATCAGAATGCGTATGATTTAGCAGGAAAAATATAACTGTGTAAGCTGTGGCAAAGTAATTATTCATATAgtgtatttatttttcatttgcAGACTACACAGCAAGGTAAAGAACTCGAGACGTTTCCACATCCCAAAGCTTTGTCCAAGGCAAACCAAGTATGTATTTAAATTCTCATGTCCTGTGCTTCTGTCATCAGCCTTCTACCTTTACAGAGCCTTGAATCATTATACCTGGAATCCAGTTCTTTCATTCTAGTTTATGGCCAGGTCTCctagaagacgaagaagaattgcagatttataccctgcccttctctccgaatcagagacttggagcggcttacaatctcctatagcttctccccccacaacagacaccctgtgagatgggtggggctgagagggctctcacagcagctgccctttcaaggacaacttctaccagagctatggctaacccaaggccattccagcaggtgcaagtggaggagtggggaatcaaacccggttctcagataagagtgcacacacttaaccactacaccacactggctctcctacaccttACATGTGTTGGTATTTGGGCTGAATAAGGACCTTTCTTGACCGCTTTCATTCTGGAACTTATGGGGATTAGTTGGATGCCTTCTACTGTAGTAATACAACTTTCTGTTTTTTCCCCAAACTAAACCATAATAAGATTTGCTTTGTAAAAGCAGATGAACACAGTCTATACTGGTTAGAAGCAGCTGCACTTAGCTGTCATGATAAAAATGGCTTGCTTAAACTGTTGTTTATACAACAAACTTTGGTTAGTCTACTGGACATAAGCAGCAAATTCCTTTTGAAACATAAACCCTAGTTTGTCTGTTTCATGTTTATATGTCCTCCCACTATCTGTTCTGCACTGCTGTCTCTGTGGCCATATGGACATGAGCACTACTGAACCAGCTGTTTGCTCAGGCACAACAACAAACTAAAATTAATACCAACAGAGGCTAACGAACTACAGGCTGGTCTGAAATTAAGAAACAGCGGTTTGTTGGAACATCAGCACTTACATATCACAACTGATCCAGTTTAATTTTGATGAAGCCATGGCTTATTGTGGTGTCTGAATGTGGCTAGTTATGGCTGCATTCCACCAGTAAAATGACACTTGTTCACAGTTCCCACTGGAAACAAGCCAGCAAGTTTGCTCATGACAAACACAGTGAATGATCCAtaactagggatgagcacaaaccaaaAAAATGCAGTTCACAGTTCATggttgaaccatgaactgaaccaagaGGTTCATTCATGAACTAAATCAATTTGTAGCCCCGTAAACTCTGTTAGAAGGGAcctcagtccctttaaacagggtttgcagaaagtctGAAAAACAGGTGAgcaaaatttaaagggactgcacaagacatcCTGAAAAggctctttaaagtttaaagcaggggtgccaaactcatttgtttggagggtcggatctgacacaAGTAGGACATTGTGGAACTGGGCcatataaaatgtaatgtgaggtagtggagatataaactttataaaggacacaggcaaacacaattgaagatattattttttaacttaaaactcttgcaatattttgtttaaaatggaaaggtgggagaatagtgGAATTAgataatgcagtttttaaaataaagcatcaagaaaaatCACAAGCATCATAGcagaaacttaaaatataaaatgttctctcttccccctggaatctactcaggttggcagtggctctccagtgtaatatccccctttggctgtgggttccaagGTTAGAGTACTCGCCAGATCAGGTCCATTCAGtggagacaagctggctcaaagcatcaaccctttatttgcaagtcCAGGAAGTATGAGTATCAGCTgactataggaatgctgaaaagtgaaactgatctccactccattgaaacacattgcagcacagacaaagttgcaacttatggaatggattttccattaaggtccctgggccctatctatctgggcacagagaccttaatggaaaatccattccatgttttccttgcagctttgcttcctgctgcagctggcaaagataGAGCAGAGAACTTTGTCAgcctcaaagcttcaaaggatgaggacaggagggggagaaaagagcccctgGATGAGATGGTTCTGCCCCGGGGGCCAAACATTTGATACCtgtggtttaaagggactgcacaactgTTAGCAAAGGTTTGATAGAAACCTGaagggaaactgctttaaagttttgtggaagttcatgagtGGTATTTcatcatgaacttcagtttgcaaacaacAAACAGGGCAAAATGCATGATTAATTTTGTTTCATAATTCGTGTCCATC includes these proteins:
- the DCP1A gene encoding mRNA-decapping enzyme 1A, which codes for MESLSKAGQEMSLAALKQHDPYITSIADVTGQVALYSFSPNANEWEKTDIEGTLFVYKRSASPYHGFTIVNRLNMHNLVEPVNKNLEFQLHEPFLLYRNANLSIYSIWFYDKNDCHRIAKLMTKVVQEEAQRSQDRKSPSRTNGCSENRSIDILEMLSKAKVEYDRTQKSDLSCRVLQSTKTENMEIAELGSSVLQMQDHSCPSIHKHLTVEELFGTSVSKDTPAIPYYNPERTEKLQNDASCREHNFLLPFSFEQSTVIHQPLGKLDGPGFKSSTCTLLQQECVPPLLIAPPPVSQPEINKVSNCTVQLSPVLNSASVVEAPSVQMLQSLHTSNNIMQVMQQTTKQVSSFGSQPPSDTNHGPQNLIPSQNHFITSLAAANTEASNVTLPNVDLLQKLRLTPQHDQMQQSLSKTPAASNFSSTVNQLATPDCFKESHMKQQALTGKMLPPTQTTQQGKELETFPHPKALSKANQVASPQFVPATTTMASSVLLSPSVFQQSSVKSSEIESKVGSSSPLTLGVTEVQTLPPTILNKSQLQETLIHLIKNDSNFLSTLHEVYLQVLTKNTDGIKL